In Juglans regia cultivar Chandler chromosome 13, Walnut 2.0, whole genome shotgun sequence, the following proteins share a genomic window:
- the LOC108979651 gene encoding uncharacterized protein LOC108979651 isoform X2, whose translation MLGTGLKFERARGEDRFYNPAKARRAHQNQRREQLRRAQSDVTASQSLAVTVKPFASLGNREPENRAGSDEPPKPVAVPAFKPVVVPQLSNLERFLQAITPSVPAQYLSKRTMRGFRTCDHVEFRPYFVLGDLWESFREWSAYGAGVPLILNDSDCVVQYYVPYLSGIQIYGKPTKSSTKSRRPSEHSDSESRDSSSDGCSDCEPERGLKYVREQRSHHHLSSEIALRMDRLVLRDQHTELQEDFSSDEGESVNSQGSRLFEYFERDLPYSREPLADKISDLACRFPELKTLRSCDLSSSWISVAWYPIYRIPTGPTLKDLDACFLTYHSLDTPVEGGQVPVVTYPSEVDGAPKMTLPVFGLASYKFKGSLWTPNGGFERQLANYLLQEADNWLRRLQVNHPDFLFFCRQ comes from the exons ATGTTGGGAACCGGGTTGAAGTTCGAGCGAGCCCGCGGAGAGGACCGGTTTTACAATCCGGCGAAAGCGCGTAGGGCACACCAGAACCAGCGCAGGGAGCAACTTCGGAGAGCCCAGAGTGACGTCACGGCCAGTCAATCGCTGGCGGTTACGGTAAAACCGTTTGCTTCGTTGGGGAACAGGGAGCCGGAGAACAGGGCCGGGTCCGACGAGCCTCCCAAGCCAGTCGCCGTGCCAGCATTCAAGCCCGTGGTGGTTCCGCAGCTGAGTAACCTCGAGCGGTTCTTGCAAGCGATCACGCCCTCCGTGCCGGCTCAGTATCTCTCTAAG AGGACAATGAGGGGCTTTAGGACTTGTGATCATGTAGAGTTTCGGCCTTATTTTGTGCTCGGTGATTTATGGGAGTCTTTTAGGGAGTGGAGTGCTTACGGTGCCGGAGTGCCTTTAATATTGAATGACAGCGACTGTGTTGTTCAGTACTATGTTCCGTATTTGTCCGGCATACAGATATATGGCAAGCCCACGAAGTCATCTACAAAGTCCAG GCGACCAAGTGAGCATAGTGATAGTGAGTCCAGAGATTCAAGTAGTGATGGTTGCAGTGATTGTGAGCCTGAAAGAGGATTAAAATATGTACGGGAGCAACGGAGTCATCACCATCTATCTAGTGAGATTGCTCTTAGGATGGATAGATTGGTTTTGAGGGACCAACATACTGAACTTCAGGAAGACTTTTCTAGTGATGAGGGGGAATCTGTGAATTCTCAGGGTTCCCGGctttttgagtattttgaaCGGGACTTACCTTATAGCCGTGAACCCTTAGCTGACAAG ATATCAGATCTTGCCTGCCGTTTTCCTGAGCTGAAAACACTAAGAAGTTGTGATCTGTCTTCCAGCTGGATTTCTGTGGCATG GTATCCGATTTACAGAATACCCACAGGGCCAACATTAAAAGATCTGGATGCTTGCTTTCTGACGTATCATTCTCTTGATACACCTGTGGAag GTGGACAGGTTCCAGTGGTGACATATCCCAGTGAGGTGGATGGTGCCCCTAAGATGACCTTACCAGTTTTTGGTTTGGCCTCATACAAGTTCAAAGGATCCTTGTGGACACCTAATGGGGGATTTGAGCGCCAATTGGCAAACTACCTTTTGCAGGAAGCTGACAACTGGTTAAGACGGCTTCAGGTCAATCATCCAGATTTCCTGTTTTTCTGCCGCCAGTAG
- the LOC109002477 gene encoding putative glutamine amidotransferase GAT1_2.1 translates to MILPRVLIVSRRTVRKNKFVDFVGEYHLDLIVSYGAVPVIVPRVSGVHMLLESFEPIHGVLLCEGEDIDPSLYDAELSGFSPEELEEVRELHASDTAIDKEKDSIELRLAKLCLERNIPYLGICRGSQVLNVACGGTLYQDVEKELSKQFPELQRVTHSNYEDYDGHRHPVKVVLNTPLHHWFQDSLEDEKMELMVNSYHHQGVKRLAQRFVPMAFAADGLVEGFYDPDAYSPGEGKFIMGLQFHPERMRHPDSNNFDYRGCPSAYQEFVKAVIAYEKKLNCSASVPKGPKLNQEQEITKRNMILKSFSTAESLCISGSSGMVWAHKSELEVGAEFLEEITALSLKQMGATVRNASLYTQRLKFTAERERVARTIMERMSIAQLSELMSIYRIMRQICSEALEKKVQDLMIEED, encoded by the exons ATGATTCTGCCCAGGGTTCTTATCGTCTCTCGACGAACTGTCCGCAAGAACAAGTTTGTTGATTTTGTGG gAGAATATCATCTAGATCTCATCGTTAGCTATGGAGCAGTGCCTGTGATCGTTCCAAGAGTTAGTGGAGTCCACATGCTACTGGAAAGCTTTGAGCCCATCCATGGAGTTCTTCTCTGCGAAGGAGAAGATATCGATCCATCCCTTTACGATGCAGAACTGTCTGGTTTTTCCCCGGAAGAACTTGAAGAAGTTAGGGAACTGCATGCAAGTGATACCGCCATTGACAAAGAGAAAGACTCCATTGAACTAAGGCTCGCAAAGCTTTGCCTCGAAAGAAACATACCGTACTTGGGAATATGCAGGGGATCACAAGTACTCAACGTTGCATGTGGGGGTACTCTTTATCAAGACGTAGAGAAAGAACTCTCAAAGCAATTCCCTGAGCTTCAAAGAGTGACTCATTCAAATTATGAAGATTATGATGGGCATCGCCACCCAGTAAAGGTGGTGCTGAATACCCCTTTGCATCACTGGTTTCAGGATTCTTTGGAAGATGAAAAAATGGAACTCATGGTGAATAGCTATCATCATCAAGGTGTTAAGCGATTAGCTCAGAGATTCGTTCCCATGGCTTTCGCTGCAGATGGTTTGGTCGAAGGGTTTTACGATCCTGATGCTTATAGTCCCGGAGAAGGAAAGTTCATAATGGGACTTCAATTTCATCCAGAGAGAATGCGTCACCCAGATTCTAATAACTTTGATTATCGTGGATGTCCTTCTGCATACCag GAATTTGTGAAGGCAGTAATTGCTTACGAGAAGAAACTTAATTGCTCAGCATCTGTGCCAAAGGGTCCAAAGCTTAATCAAGAACAGGAAATTACCAAGAGAAACATGATTCTAAAAAGTTTTTCGACTGCAGAAAGCTTGTGCATCTCAGGGAGTAGTGGAATGGTTTGGGCCCACAAATCCGAACTGGAAGTTGGAGCCGAGTTTTTGGAG GAAATTACAGCATTGAGCTTGAAGCAGATGGGCGCAACAGTGAGGAACGCATCGTTGTACACGCAGAGATTAAAGTTCACCGCTGAAAGGGAAAGAGTTGCAAGGACCATAATGGAGAGGATGTCAATAGCACAGTTGTCTGAGTTAATGTCCATCTACCGCATCATGCGCCAAATATGTTCAGAGGCTTTAGAGAAAAAGGTTCAAGACCTGATGATAGAAGAAGATTGA
- the LOC108979904 gene encoding uncharacterized protein LOC108979904 — protein MAVSVSILAIIISLHLIAFVLAIGAERRRSSAVVVPDEYDERTYCVYKSDASTVYGLAAFGLLLLSQAVVNGVTRCLCFGKGLVTGSSTTCAVFFFILSWISFLGAEACLLAGSARNAYHTKYRGYFKANDLSCATLRKGVFAAGAALTLLSLLGSTLYYWSHSRADTGGWEKHQNDGLGMTHTSYPPQQQQQNSEYPKV, from the exons ATGGCGGTCTCGGTGTCCATCTTGGCCATCATCATCTCCCTGCATCTCATCGCTTTCGTCCTCGCCATCGGCGCCGAACGACGTCGTAGCTCT GCTGTGGTGGTGCCTGATGAGTACGACGAGAGGACGTACTGCGTGTACAAATCGGACGCGTCGACGGTGTACGGCTTGGCGGCGTTCGGGCTGTTGCTGTTAAGCCAAGCGGTGGTTAACGGCGTCACCAGGTGTCTCTGCTTTGGCAAAGGCCTTGTCACTGGCAGCTCCACCACTTGCgccgtcttcttcttcatcctctccTG GATTAGCTTTTTGGGTGCTGAGGCATGCTTATTGGCCGGGTCCGCAAGGAATGCATACCACACCAAGTATCGAGGATATTTTAAAGCAAACGACTTGTCATGCGCCACCCTCCGCAAAGGCGTTTTTGCTGCCGGAGCAGCACTAACGTTGTTGTCTCTGCTGGGTTCAACCCTTTACTACTGGTCTCACTCAAGAGCTGATACCGGTGGATGGGAGAAGCATCAGAACGATGGCCTTGGCATGACCCATACTAGTTACCCACCTCAGcagcagcaacaaaacagtgaaTATCCGAAGGTCTAA
- the LOC108979651 gene encoding uncharacterized protein LOC108979651 isoform X1, producing MLGTGLKFERARGEDRFYNPAKARRAHQNQRREQLRRAQSDVTASQSLAVTVKPFASLGNREPENRAGSDEPPKPVAVPAFKPVVVPQLSNLERFLQAITPSVPAQYLSKRTMRGFRTCDHVEFRPYFVLGDLWESFREWSAYGAGVPLILNDSDCVVQYYVPYLSGIQIYGKPTKSSTKSRRPSEHSDSESRDSSSDGCSDCEPERGLKYVREQRSHHHLSSEIALRMDRLVLRDQHTELQEDFSSDEGESVNSQGSRLFEYFERDLPYSREPLADKISDLACRFPELKTLRSCDLSSSWISVAWYPIYRIPTGPTLKDLDACFLTYHSLDTPVEGAPGGQVPVVTYPSEVDGAPKMTLPVFGLASYKFKGSLWTPNGGFERQLANYLLQEADNWLRRLQVNHPDFLFFCRQ from the exons ATGTTGGGAACCGGGTTGAAGTTCGAGCGAGCCCGCGGAGAGGACCGGTTTTACAATCCGGCGAAAGCGCGTAGGGCACACCAGAACCAGCGCAGGGAGCAACTTCGGAGAGCCCAGAGTGACGTCACGGCCAGTCAATCGCTGGCGGTTACGGTAAAACCGTTTGCTTCGTTGGGGAACAGGGAGCCGGAGAACAGGGCCGGGTCCGACGAGCCTCCCAAGCCAGTCGCCGTGCCAGCATTCAAGCCCGTGGTGGTTCCGCAGCTGAGTAACCTCGAGCGGTTCTTGCAAGCGATCACGCCCTCCGTGCCGGCTCAGTATCTCTCTAAG AGGACAATGAGGGGCTTTAGGACTTGTGATCATGTAGAGTTTCGGCCTTATTTTGTGCTCGGTGATTTATGGGAGTCTTTTAGGGAGTGGAGTGCTTACGGTGCCGGAGTGCCTTTAATATTGAATGACAGCGACTGTGTTGTTCAGTACTATGTTCCGTATTTGTCCGGCATACAGATATATGGCAAGCCCACGAAGTCATCTACAAAGTCCAG GCGACCAAGTGAGCATAGTGATAGTGAGTCCAGAGATTCAAGTAGTGATGGTTGCAGTGATTGTGAGCCTGAAAGAGGATTAAAATATGTACGGGAGCAACGGAGTCATCACCATCTATCTAGTGAGATTGCTCTTAGGATGGATAGATTGGTTTTGAGGGACCAACATACTGAACTTCAGGAAGACTTTTCTAGTGATGAGGGGGAATCTGTGAATTCTCAGGGTTCCCGGctttttgagtattttgaaCGGGACTTACCTTATAGCCGTGAACCCTTAGCTGACAAG ATATCAGATCTTGCCTGCCGTTTTCCTGAGCTGAAAACACTAAGAAGTTGTGATCTGTCTTCCAGCTGGATTTCTGTGGCATG GTATCCGATTTACAGAATACCCACAGGGCCAACATTAAAAGATCTGGATGCTTGCTTTCTGACGTATCATTCTCTTGATACACCTGTGGAag GTGCACCAGGTGGACAGGTTCCAGTGGTGACATATCCCAGTGAGGTGGATGGTGCCCCTAAGATGACCTTACCAGTTTTTGGTTTGGCCTCATACAAGTTCAAAGGATCCTTGTGGACACCTAATGGGGGATTTGAGCGCCAATTGGCAAACTACCTTTTGCAGGAAGCTGACAACTGGTTAAGACGGCTTCAGGTCAATCATCCAGATTTCCTGTTTTTCTGCCGCCAGTAG